From the genome of Oceanispirochaeta sp. M1, one region includes:
- a CDS encoding class I SAM-dependent methyltransferase: MPDEICPVCSGGGKFFYKTGKKGRSESEVKRFFFLCPSCSLVFQSILSLPRPDEELARYELHRNDKEDEGYRNWLGSFIKSSVVPWYHEGNILDFGSGPRPVLTELLESEGYPVFSYDPFFAPRWPDPDEGPFSLILLCEVLEHIHDPLKEFKRLNDLAADGAVLSLKTQFLPSVDSVDFKGWWYKEDPTHIRFYNSESLRVLGAQSGWDLVREDGKSLAVYKKSSP; encoded by the coding sequence ATGCCCGATGAAATTTGCCCCGTCTGCTCTGGAGGGGGCAAATTTTTTTATAAAACCGGTAAAAAGGGGAGGAGTGAATCAGAGGTAAAACGATTTTTCTTTCTCTGCCCCTCATGTAGTCTGGTATTTCAATCAATCCTAAGTCTTCCCCGGCCTGATGAAGAGCTGGCACGTTATGAACTGCACAGGAATGATAAAGAGGATGAGGGGTACCGCAACTGGTTGGGCTCTTTTATTAAAAGCTCGGTTGTACCCTGGTATCATGAAGGAAATATTCTTGATTTCGGAAGTGGTCCCCGGCCGGTTCTCACAGAACTTCTGGAGTCAGAGGGTTATCCCGTATTTTCATACGACCCCTTTTTTGCTCCCCGATGGCCGGACCCGGATGAAGGACCTTTCTCTCTTATCCTCCTCTGTGAGGTTCTGGAACATATTCATGATCCCCTGAAAGAGTTTAAAAGACTGAATGACCTGGCTGCTGATGGAGCCGTCCTCAGCCTTAAAACACAGTTTCTGCCGTCTGTAGATTCTGTTGATTTCAAGGGGTGGTGGTATAAGGAAGATCCCACTCATATACGTTTTTACAATTCTGAATCCCTGAGAGTTCTGGGCGCACAGAGTGGTTGGGATCTGGTCAGAGAGGATGGAAAGTCTCTGGCGGTTTATAAAAAAAGCTCCCCCTGA
- the dapB gene encoding 4-hydroxy-tetrahydrodipicolinate reductase: MNVIIMGYGRMGREVEKILLERGHRIVSRVDSGGYGDELRASEESLKAADAVIEFALPDGIEKNAALYSQYDLKAVIGTTGWAENKETILKPFESGKGAYLYGSNFSIGAHLFFRMTAAASRMINKVEEYDVMITEYHHNKKVDAPSGTALTAAQLVVDNLDRKKEILPGNPTGAIKAEQLHVASVRGGYIPGIHTLTLDSPADTLEITHSARNRGGFALGAVMAAEWLSADEGRRGVFTVDDFINDLLDS; this comes from the coding sequence ATGAATGTAATCATAATGGGATACGGCCGTATGGGTCGTGAAGTAGAAAAGATACTCCTTGAACGTGGCCACCGGATAGTTTCCCGCGTGGATTCCGGCGGATACGGCGATGAACTCAGAGCATCGGAAGAGTCTTTGAAGGCTGCAGATGCGGTTATTGAATTTGCTCTTCCCGACGGTATTGAGAAAAATGCAGCACTTTACAGTCAGTATGACCTTAAGGCTGTCATAGGCACCACAGGCTGGGCGGAAAATAAAGAGACCATATTAAAACCCTTTGAAAGCGGAAAGGGAGCCTATCTTTACGGTTCCAATTTCTCTATCGGAGCCCACCTTTTCTTCAGAATGACAGCTGCCGCATCCCGTATGATCAACAAAGTTGAAGAATATGATGTAATGATCACTGAGTATCATCACAATAAGAAAGTGGATGCACCCTCGGGTACAGCTCTTACTGCAGCTCAGCTGGTAGTGGATAATCTGGACCGCAAAAAGGAGATTCTCCCGGGAAATCCCACGGGAGCAATTAAGGCAGAACAGCTTCATGTGGCATCAGTCCGGGGCGGGTATATTCCAGGGATTCATACCCTGACCCTCGACTCACCGGCTGATACTCTGGAAATCACACACAGTGCCCGTAACAGAGGCGGTTTTGCCCTGGGTGCTGTTATGGCTGCCGAGTGGTTGTCTGCCGATGAAGGCCGCAGAGGTGTTTTTACGGTGGATGATTTTATCAATGACTTATTGGACTCTTGA
- a CDS encoding tetratricopeptide repeat protein has product MKNKIQNLVLFICLAALMPLGAQEKIDALKLYRQGDYEQSVTICLEELASYDDTQLIQRMDSYTVLGWGLIRLGRYDDALKYGEDALGLSRYDARVIENLGEAHYYLGNHEKSLSYFQQYVSLNPTGDRIGQVYYYMGETYIRLGKYNHADIALSTALYHVPSAARWWSRLGYAREGAEKLDSAEEAYNQALVLQPSLQEARKGLERIRENR; this is encoded by the coding sequence TTGAAAAATAAAATACAGAACCTTGTTCTTTTTATATGTCTTGCAGCGCTGATGCCTCTGGGGGCTCAGGAAAAAATAGATGCCCTCAAACTGTACCGGCAGGGTGATTATGAACAGTCGGTTACCATCTGTCTCGAAGAGCTGGCATCCTATGATGATACACAACTTATACAGCGAATGGATTCCTATACAGTTCTTGGATGGGGACTGATCCGTCTGGGACGCTATGATGATGCCCTGAAATACGGAGAAGATGCTCTGGGATTGTCCCGTTATGATGCAAGAGTCATTGAGAACCTGGGTGAAGCCCACTATTATCTTGGAAATCACGAAAAGAGCCTGTCCTACTTTCAGCAGTATGTCTCTCTGAATCCTACGGGAGACAGAATCGGTCAGGTTTACTACTACATGGGAGAAACCTATATCCGTCTTGGAAAATACAATCATGCGGATATAGCTCTTTCTACTGCCTTATATCATGTCCCCTCAGCCGCCCGCTGGTGGTCCCGTCTGGGTTATGCCCGGGAAGGCGCTGAAAAACTTGATTCCGCCGAAGAAGCCTATAATCAGGCACTGGTTCTTCAGCCATCACTGCAGGAAGCCCGTAAAGGACTGGAGCGGATCAGAGAGAACCGTTAG
- the pta gene encoding phosphate acetyltransferase: MSFVADMKAKAVIMQKKLVLPEGTEARTLAAARIIIDEKIASEVFLVGDTAAIKAAAADESVSLDGLTVVDPSSSALLDTYAQEYHELRKHKGLSLEDAKEQIKDNLKWGAMMVRKGDADAMVAGADNPTGKVLVAGFTIIKTSPGVSSASSCFVMDFPEKKWGQDGLMIFSDCATIPDPTVDQLAEITIQSSVSCKTFLQVEPLTAMLSFSTKGSASHPNVDKVTDALKIVKERAPELNVDGEMQLDAAIVESVGAKKAPGSSVAGKANTLIFPDLQSGNIGYKLAQRFGNAGAYGPFLQGFAKPISDLSRGCSVEDIVNTVSVTMTQVED, translated from the coding sequence ATGTCATTCGTTGCAGATATGAAAGCAAAAGCAGTAATCATGCAGAAAAAACTGGTTCTTCCCGAAGGAACCGAAGCCCGTACCCTGGCCGCCGCCAGAATCATCATAGATGAAAAGATTGCCTCTGAAGTATTTCTTGTAGGTGATACTGCCGCCATCAAAGCAGCAGCAGCCGACGAGTCAGTTTCTCTTGATGGACTGACAGTGGTTGATCCTTCTTCATCCGCTCTTCTTGACACATATGCTCAGGAATACCATGAACTTAGAAAACATAAGGGTTTGAGTCTTGAAGATGCTAAAGAACAGATTAAGGATAACCTGAAATGGGGAGCCATGATGGTCCGCAAGGGTGATGCCGATGCAATGGTAGCCGGTGCAGACAATCCTACCGGAAAAGTACTTGTTGCCGGTTTTACAATTATTAAAACATCTCCCGGTGTTTCATCGGCTTCTTCATGTTTCGTAATGGACTTTCCCGAAAAGAAATGGGGTCAGGACGGACTGATGATATTTTCAGACTGTGCCACCATTCCCGATCCCACTGTAGATCAGCTGGCCGAGATCACCATCCAGTCTTCAGTATCCTGTAAGACCTTTCTGCAGGTAGAGCCTCTGACCGCTATGCTCTCTTTCTCTACCAAAGGTTCTGCGTCCCACCCCAATGTGGACAAGGTTACCGATGCACTTAAAATCGTTAAAGAAAGAGCTCCCGAACTCAATGTTGATGGTGAAATGCAGCTTGATGCAGCTATCGTTGAGAGCGTAGGGGCAAAAAAAGCACCCGGTTCTTCTGTTGCAGGAAAAGCCAACACTCTGATCTTCCCCGACCTCCAGTCCGGAAATATCGGATACAAACTGGCTCAGAGATTTGGAAATGCAGGTGCATACGGCCCCTTCCTTCAGGGATTTGCAAAACCCATCTCCGACCTTTCCAGAGGATGTTCAGTGGAAGACATCGTCAACACTGTATCTGTAACAATGACTCAGGTGGAAGACTGA
- the mtaB gene encoding tRNA (N(6)-L-threonylcarbamoyladenosine(37)-C(2))-methylthiotransferase MtaB, which yields MKAAFFTFGCKLNQCETEALAEAFEKQGFDIVEFSDPADVYVVNTCTVTSKSEQKARRVIRKTSRDYPESLVIVTGCYAQLEPELIGELGDNVLSVALDRKDLIMDMAGFLGSGQSEGQELYRSAGFWLESQSPGIDESEGRFRFSAADFNFHARAFLKIQDGCDHRCAYCRVCLARGKSVSLSSDTLMERLKDLEAGGYEEVVLTGVNIDSYRDGSMNLSDLLHRIIEETDHFRIRLSSLEPKTLLERDLSILSHPRICSHFHVSAQSLSDSVLKRMNRPYGSQAVIDAVARLRELKDNPFIAADIIAGFPGETETEHNVTVTSLKQIDFARIHVFPFSARPDTAAWEMKPKIPERITGERTEEIRGISSKSYKNYLEQQTDRTAQVLLEEEKKSGEDKFWEGTSDNYLRVRIPYSDEMKRGTLVSCRIVSEKNGTLYGKSE from the coding sequence ATGAAAGCAGCATTTTTTACATTCGGCTGTAAGCTTAATCAGTGTGAAACTGAAGCTCTGGCCGAAGCCTTTGAAAAACAGGGCTTTGATATTGTTGAATTTTCCGATCCTGCTGATGTCTATGTGGTCAATACATGTACAGTTACCTCAAAGAGTGAGCAGAAAGCCCGGCGTGTGATCCGGAAGACCAGCCGGGATTATCCTGAGTCTCTTGTTATTGTTACAGGTTGTTATGCCCAGTTGGAACCCGAACTTATCGGAGAACTGGGAGACAATGTACTCTCGGTAGCCCTTGACCGGAAGGATCTTATCATGGATATGGCAGGATTTCTGGGCAGTGGTCAATCTGAAGGTCAGGAACTCTACAGGAGTGCCGGATTCTGGCTTGAATCACAATCTCCCGGAATTGATGAGTCTGAAGGGCGATTCCGCTTTTCCGCAGCCGATTTTAACTTCCATGCCAGGGCTTTTTTGAAGATACAGGACGGCTGTGACCACCGCTGTGCCTATTGCCGTGTCTGCCTGGCCAGGGGAAAGTCTGTCAGTCTCAGTTCAGATACTCTGATGGAGAGGCTGAAGGATCTGGAAGCCGGAGGTTACGAGGAAGTTGTACTTACGGGAGTCAATATCGATTCATACCGGGACGGCAGTATGAATTTATCAGACCTTCTGCACCGGATAATTGAAGAAACCGATCATTTCAGAATCAGATTATCTTCACTGGAACCTAAAACATTGCTGGAAAGGGATCTGTCAATATTATCCCATCCCAGAATCTGTTCTCATTTTCATGTGTCCGCTCAGTCACTGAGTGATTCAGTGTTGAAGAGAATGAACCGCCCCTATGGATCACAGGCCGTTATAGATGCGGTTGCCCGCTTAAGAGAATTAAAGGATAACCCCTTTATCGCAGCCGATATCATTGCCGGATTTCCCGGAGAGACGGAAACTGAGCATAATGTTACCGTTACATCCCTGAAACAGATAGATTTCGCCCGTATCCATGTTTTCCCGTTTTCGGCCCGTCCGGACACCGCTGCCTGGGAGATGAAACCCAAGATTCCAGAGCGGATTACCGGAGAAAGAACAGAAGAAATCAGGGGGATATCCTCAAAATCCTACAAAAATTATCTTGAACAGCAAACAGACCGTACAGCGCAAGTCCTTTTAGAGGAAGAAAAAAAGTCGGGTGAAGATAAATTCTGGGAAGGAACCAGCGATAATTACCTCCGTGTCAGAATTCCTTACAGTGATGAGATGAAGCGGGGAACCCTCGTCTCCT
- the rsmA gene encoding 16S rRNA (adenine(1518)-N(6)/adenine(1519)-N(6))-dimethyltransferase RsmA: MMGLGPRKRWGQNFLINRGAREKIVKQLDLQENDRLWEIGPGLGAMTKMAAANPVDFTAFEIDPGYVEYLGRAMAPFDRFSLVAGDFIKTWEAERDANGKPDKVLGNLPYNAASAIIASFVEKNMLPSRLVLTVQSEMGERMTSAPGNKNYSSFSILCQSAFDVKDCGVLKPGSFYPVPRVSSRIVCLTPHGKYDNIKNRILFQTLIRDIFVSRRKTIQNNLSAMSGQRFARFGKDVLFKVFEEEGIDLTWRPERITVDQFVSLSDRLADVDPGLES, translated from the coding sequence AAGCAGCTGGATCTACAGGAGAATGACAGGTTATGGGAAATCGGTCCCGGCCTTGGAGCCATGACAAAAATGGCTGCTGCCAATCCCGTTGACTTCACAGCCTTTGAGATTGATCCCGGTTATGTAGAATATCTGGGTCGTGCCATGGCCCCTTTTGATCGTTTCTCTCTGGTTGCCGGAGATTTTATCAAGACCTGGGAGGCCGAAAGAGATGCCAATGGAAAACCGGATAAAGTTCTGGGAAACCTTCCCTATAATGCAGCATCCGCCATCATTGCCAGCTTTGTAGAAAAAAATATGCTCCCGTCCAGACTGGTGCTTACGGTGCAGAGTGAGATGGGGGAGCGAATGACGTCGGCTCCCGGAAATAAAAATTACTCATCTTTTTCAATTCTCTGTCAGTCCGCCTTTGATGTAAAGGACTGCGGAGTTCTCAAACCGGGATCTTTTTACCCGGTTCCCCGGGTATCATCCCGTATTGTCTGCCTGACTCCCCATGGAAAGTATGACAATATAAAAAACAGGATTCTGTTTCAGACCCTGATTCGGGATATTTTCGTATCCCGCCGCAAAACCATTCAGAATAACCTGAGTGCCATGTCGGGACAAAGATTTGCCCGCTTCGGTAAGGACGTTCTTTTCAAGGTTTTTGAAGAAGAGGGAATTGATCTGACCTGGCGTCCTGAAAGGATCACTGTGGATCAGTTTGTAAGTCTCTCTGATCGTCTGGCCGATGTTGATCCCGGTTTAGAGAGCTGA
- a CDS encoding prephenate dehydrogenase/arogenate dehydrogenase family protein, translating to MQIAVYGLGRFGSFWASLLSQSFKVKAYSRNPDRLTPEGVERVGLEELMDAHVVFLCNAISSMEQVLPEIAPLLKPGTLVVDTCSVKVYPMEMMKKYLPQTVDILGTHPMFGPDSGKNGVKGLPVVMCKERISDEDYILWKDHFRRIGLAVQEMTAHEHDKEAAYTQGITHFIGRTLDEMNLHPSSMATAGYEALQNIVKQTCNDPWQLFLDLQKYNPYTSSMRKDLHKGIEKMLGTFDSIESVGDLNG from the coding sequence ATGCAAATTGCCGTGTACGGCCTGGGGCGCTTCGGCTCTTTCTGGGCTTCATTATTATCACAGTCTTTTAAGGTGAAAGCATATTCGCGGAATCCTGACAGACTCACGCCTGAAGGTGTTGAGAGGGTAGGTCTTGAAGAGCTTATGGATGCACATGTTGTCTTCCTGTGCAATGCTATCTCTTCCATGGAACAGGTCCTTCCGGAAATAGCTCCTCTGCTGAAACCGGGTACCCTTGTGGTGGATACCTGTTCAGTTAAGGTTTATCCCATGGAGATGATGAAGAAGTATCTTCCCCAAACTGTAGATATACTGGGTACACACCCCATGTTCGGTCCGGATTCAGGAAAGAACGGTGTGAAAGGGCTCCCAGTGGTGATGTGTAAAGAGCGGATCAGTGATGAGGACTATATTCTCTGGAAAGATCATTTCAGGAGAATCGGTCTGGCTGTTCAGGAAATGACAGCCCATGAGCATGACAAAGAGGCTGCCTATACTCAGGGTATTACCCACTTTATAGGAAGAACTCTGGATGAGATGAATCTTCATCCCAGTTCAATGGCCACCGCCGGTTATGAAGCACTGCAGAATATTGTAAAACAGACATGTAATGATCCCTGGCAGCTGTTTCTTGATCTGCAGAAGTATAATCCTTATACGAGCAGTATGCGGAAAGATCTGCACAAAGGAATTGAAAAAATGCTTGGAACATTTGATTCTATAGAAAGCGTAGGAGATCTGAATGGCTGA
- a CDS encoding polymer-forming cytoskeletal protein: MAEIHSRKIKEHKLDTVLAEDISFIGELSFTQELMIKGKFEGNIQAGGDLYIAENADVTAEIGARSIHVRGRVKGNVYAESQVELMGNAEVIGDITAPKIIMETGCRFEGVSRMVPAEDSLEK, encoded by the coding sequence ATGGCTGAAATACATTCACGTAAAATCAAAGAACATAAACTGGATACTGTACTGGCTGAAGATATCAGCTTTATCGGAGAACTTTCTTTTACTCAGGAACTGATGATCAAGGGTAAGTTTGAAGGAAACATACAGGCCGGTGGAGATTTATATATTGCGGAAAACGCAGATGTTACCGCCGAGATCGGCGCCCGTTCTATTCATGTGCGGGGGCGTGTTAAAGGCAATGTTTATGCAGAATCACAGGTTGAACTCATGGGGAATGCCGAAGTGATCGGTGATATTACTGCACCCAAAATTATTATGGAGACCGGCTGCCGCTTTGAAGGAGTGAGCAGAATGGTACCCGCGGAGGATTCTCTTGAAAAATAA
- the dapA gene encoding 4-hydroxy-tetrahydrodipicolinate synthase: protein MYTGVYTALVTPFDENREIDKDCLKKIVQFQLSKGISGLVPVGTTGESPTVSHEENIEVIEIVVKEVDGKIPVIAGTGSNSTDEAIRMTKLAKAIGADASLQVSPYYNKPTQEGLYQHFMAIADAVDLPIMVYNVKGRTGVNIETDTLMRMAKHENIVAVKEASGDLNQMMEVIRRKPADFSVLSGDDNLALPLTLMGGNGVVSVAANIIPQWMEELIQAARRGDLEKAKTIHYELLPLFKSMFLETNPIPVKWAMSEMGLVKDIFRLPLCSPGEETKVKIREALKNQGLL, encoded by the coding sequence ATGTACACAGGCGTATATACCGCATTAGTCACACCTTTTGATGAGAATAGGGAAATTGATAAGGATTGCCTGAAAAAAATTGTTCAGTTTCAGCTGAGCAAGGGAATATCCGGACTGGTTCCCGTTGGTACAACCGGAGAAAGCCCCACCGTTTCTCACGAAGAGAATATTGAAGTGATAGAGATTGTTGTAAAGGAAGTAGATGGTAAAATACCCGTCATAGCCGGTACAGGATCAAACTCTACTGACGAAGCAATCCGGATGACCAAACTGGCCAAAGCAATTGGTGCCGATGCCAGTCTGCAGGTTTCACCCTACTACAACAAACCCACCCAGGAAGGCCTTTACCAGCATTTCATGGCCATTGCCGATGCGGTGGACCTCCCCATAATGGTTTACAACGTCAAAGGCAGAACCGGTGTGAATATCGAGACTGATACGCTGATGCGCATGGCAAAACATGAAAATATCGTGGCTGTAAAAGAGGCCAGCGGTGATCTGAATCAGATGATGGAGGTGATCCGCCGGAAACCTGCCGATTTTTCAGTTCTCTCCGGAGATGATAATCTGGCACTGCCTCTGACTCTGATGGGTGGCAACGGTGTTGTATCGGTTGCCGCTAATATCATACCCCAGTGGATGGAAGAACTGATTCAGGCTGCCCGTCGTGGTGATCTGGAAAAAGCAAAAACAATTCACTACGAACTGCTTCCTCTGTTTAAGAGCATGTTTCTGGAAACGAACCCCATTCCTGTAAAATGGGCAATGAGTGAGATGGGACTGGTAAAAGATATATTCAGACTGCCTCTCTGCTCTCCTGGGGAAGAGACAAAAGTAAAAATCAGAGAAGCCCTGAAGAATCAGGGTCTGCTCTGA